TTTAAACATTAAATCATTTTTGGGGTCGGTTTCTCCAACAATTGATGCTATGGCAGATAAATTAAATGTTGATCGTTATGAAAATGTTAACTCAAGCAGTACGATAAAAATTCAAGAACTGGGTAAATTTTTTACAGCAGTTGGTGAGAAAGAAGAATGAACAGATAGTTCAGGTAAAAAGAAAACAACAACTGTTCTTGAACACGCACTAACTGATTCTAAGAACATGTTTGAGAATCTTGGATATGACAAAAAAACTAAAAGTTTTGTTAGCAATAAACCATTAAGTATTTTGAAAAACTTTTTAAGTCAGAGTGCTGATGGTTTATCCGACATTGATGATATCTTATCAATGGTTGGTGAAAAAAAACATATTGAAAACCAAGCTTTCAATGAAGAAGTTAATAAATTAACTTCTCAAACAAGCGACTGAGAAATAATAGATTTCAATGAAGATTACATTTTTGAAGATATTATTAATCACTTAGCAATTGAATTGAGTCATAATTTTGATGAAGTGAAAAACACTTACACAATAACAGCTCAAAGAAATAAAAACGGATATTTTACAATTTCTAGTTTTGAAATTAAAAAATAAAAAATCAACCCTAATGAGACCTGAGACAATCTCAGAAGGGGTTGATTTTTTTGTTTTAATCCATTAGTCCAGCTTCATAAAGTTTTTTGAAGTGTCCTGGTTGTTTTTTTAAGGTTTCAAAAGTTCCGGTTTGAACAATTCCTGCACCATCTGCTCCTAGAACAATAATTTCATCAGCATTTTTTATTGTGCTTAGTCTGTGAGCGATTGAGACAGTGGTTCTTCCTACCATTAGTAATTCAAGTTTTTCTTGAATTTCTTTTTCAACAATATTATCTAGAGCACTTGTGGCTTCATCTAGAATTAATATTTGGGGATCTTTTAAGAACATTCTAGCAATAATCATTCTTTGTTTTTGTCCACCAGATAGCATAAATCCACGTTCACCTAAAATAGTGTTATAGCCATCAGGTCATGTCATTATTAAATCGTGAAGTTCAGCTTTTTTACAGGCTTCCATAACTTCTTCATTAGTTGCACCAAATCTTCCATAAGAAACGTTGTCATAAACATTACCATAAATTATTTGGGGATCTTGTTCAACGTATCCAATATTAAATAAGTAACTTGATAAATTTACATCTTTTAGGTTGATATTTTTGTTTATTAGGATTTCTCCTTCAGTTGGGTCATAGTATCTTAATAGTAGTCGTGATATTGTTGATTTCCCACTTCCGGTTTCTCCAACAAAAGCATAACTTCGACCTTTTTTAAAGGTAAAGTCGAATTTTGGTAAAATAGTTTTTGTTGGTTTTTCGGGATAGGCAAATGAAACACCTTTGAAAACAATGTCTCCTTGAATTGAATCAATATCAACACCATCTTTATAGTGAGGATCCATAATTGAATTTGATTTAATAGTTGAATCAACTCTGGTTGAAGCAACCGAGGCTTGGGCGATTCCCACCGAAGCCATTACCACTTGAAATAGTGGTCCAGTCATAATTCCTTGTGCCATTGTAAATGATGCAAATGTTACAGTGAAGAAGGCAACTCCCTCTGCTCCTGCGTTTCCATATTTTAGCATGGCAACTCCGATTGATATAAATTGAATAAAGCTGATTCCTGAAAATAATATTGTAATCATTAATGCTTGAACTTTACCCATTTTTACAGATTCTTTATAATACTTTTTATGTAACTCATAAAATCTTTCAGTTTCATAATTTTCTGTTCCCGAAGCTTTTATTAAGCGAATTGCTCCGATTCGGTCAGTAACATCTCCATTGATGTCAGTAACTACTTCTCTAACTTTTGTATAACGTTTTTTTGTAAAGGCAAAAGAAATTGCCATTGCTAATAATATTAAGAAGAACATTCCCAATACACTAGCTGCTAGGGTTGCTTCAAAGATGAACATCATAATTGATGCCCCAATCATTGTTAGAAAAGCATTTATCAAAGTAACTGGTACTTGAACTGCTTGATCTCCCACGATTTGAGTATCAGAAATTACTTTAGTAATGATTTCTCCAATTTTTTTGTCTGAATAATATGAGATATCTTGACGCACTAAAGCTTCTAGTGATAAGTTTCTCAAATCAATTTCAATTTTTTTACCCATTAGAACCGAAAAGTACTGTGATCCATAACTGATTAAAGCACTTCCTAACACTATTCCAAGGGCGATTGAAAGAGTTGTTTGTCAATGAAGCCCCCAAAAGTCATCCGCTCCTAGGGCTGGGTTATATCTTATCATAATATCAGTTGTCATTTGCTTCACTAAAAGTGGAATTGCAATTGAACAAAGCACAGATATTATTGATAAAACGATAATAATTGTTGCCAAAAAGGCTTCTTTTTTGAAATAACGTATTACCATCGGAAAAAAAGCGCCTTGAGGACGACTTAATTGCAGATCTTTTTTAATTAACTTAGCGATTTTATCAGTATGTTCTTTATCAGTAATTACATTATTTTCTAGTTTTTCGTTTAAAATATCAAATTCTTGACGAATTTCTGGTGTTTTAAACTCATGTTTTTGTTTCTTACTCATTTTATTACTCCTTCTAGATATTATTGTATATTAAAAATATCAATTTAATTGATATTTTTAAAACTATAAGTGTTAAACTTAATTAAGTAAATTATTAAATTTATATTTATGAAGTAAATTAATTAAAAACTTTCCCGAATTTAATTTGTTGGGAAAGTCTCTTTTTGAATATGTATTATTCTTTAATAGTTCAGTATGAGTGTTCGTATTCTAAAAAATCAGCTGGGAAACCAGGTCGAACAAGATATGTGGCAACTTTTTTAGGATACATTTCATTGTGGTGAAGACTTAATTTTTTAGGATCTTTTATTCCAGATGAAAAAAAGTAAGTTCTTAAAACCACGTCGTTAATATAATATACCGGTTTACTGCTAGGGCAGAAAAAAAACATTTCATTATTTTCATTAATGTAAAGATAGTCCAATTGTTGGTGGAAGGATTTATCAGCACTTGTATTCATAAATGCAGATGTAAGGTCAAAGCGTTTTGAGTATTCATTTGCTCGAGGATTTGCTGTTACTAAATCGTGTTCCACGGAAATAAAATCCAGATTATCTCCCTTAAGATCTGCTAAATCTCAAGATTCGGGTTTATCTAAGGAAAACAAATAGCTAAGATAGTCTGACCCAGTTTCTTGTTTATCCTTTAAATTCGAAAACTCTTTTTGAAAATTAAAGGCGTCCATAACAAATTCATCATATAAGGTTAAGGTATCTTTAAAAGTACTTTTTTGTTTGATGGCAATCATCTGGCTTGTGAAATCATAACTATCTCCATTTATTTTAAAGGAAGCACCTTTAACCATTGCCCCAAAAATAGCTAACGTCATTTTGTCATCTGTGTGGTTTATTTTGAATTTCGAATTTTGACTATTTAAAACGCCGATAATACTTAAGTTGCCAATTAGATTGTACTCTAAATTATATGAATTGATTGCTTCTGAAATATTCGGATCTTTTTGAATAGCTTGTCGCAATGTGAATGTAGGACCATCATTTGGCATTAGTTGATTTAGTCAGAGACTGCCATTTCCCTTTATATTGCTTAATGTTATATCAAGTAGTTGCTCATTTTCTAAATATGCTCACAATCAAGTACTAAAACTTCTAGGATCATTTTGTTTTGAAACAATGCTTGTGGTTTCATAGCGGCTAGCATCAACTGTCGAGTAATCAGTAATTGATAGATTCAATTTTTCAACATCAATTTGAATTTTTTCAGTACTTAATGTGTTAATTTTATTTTTTAGATCGACCATTACTGGTTCAGTTTTATTTGTAATATAGCTCGTTGTGTTTTCTAAATTTCCTTTGTCACTTTGAAAGACAAAATCATTTGCATAAGTTTTATTCATCATTTCTGAAAAACTTTCATCCATGTTTTTAGCATTAAGAGAATCATCTTTATGTAAAAAGATATTCATAGCTGAATATGTAGAAATTTTTTGAGAAGAAACTTCACCGTTTTCTCTTTTGTGTGAAACCAGTGTTGCTATTTCAATGCCTAAAGTCAGGTTCTCGCCTTTTTCTAAAAAATTAATGCTTTCAATAGAAATGCCATTTTTAAGCGGGCTGGTCTTGTCAACTAATATTGGGTTATAATTTATGTTATTAACAACTTCTTCTTGAAGTTCTGATTTAATTAAATCGTCAGGGATATTTTCGTAAAGAAAGCCTGCGAGTGTTTTATAAAAGTCACTATTGGGATTTGAAACATCTTTTTTGTGTTCTGTTAATTCTTTAATTGTTAAAAATCACGGTAAGTCAAAATCCGAAACTCAAGAATATTTTGAAAAAGATTCGTTAATATTTTTTTGGAAAATAATAGCTACATCAGCGATGAAGCGATTTAGTAATTCCTGATAGTCAAATTGGTCATCAGAGTTTTTTTGTGTTTTACACGCAATAACTGTTAGGGGTGACGCTGCGGCAATGCTAGCTGATGCTAAAATAATTAATAATTTTCTCATATAAAAACTCCTTTTTCATATTATAAGTGTTTTTTTTAATAAAATCAACTTTTTGAAAAAGATTATGTTTTCTTTAAAATAAATTAAAATTTTTTTGTTGTTAAATTATTAAAAAATTGCTTAAATTAAAAGCAATTTTTGTATTCAGGAACTTTTTTTAACTCATGGATTTGAGATTCAGCTTGTTGAATTTGCTCTTCACTAAATATGTAGTGAGCCTCGTTACGACTGTTAAAAACTTCGAAAAAGTCCACTTTGCCAACTTCTGGGAAAATGTCTAAAATTAGAATTTCATAAAGTTTTAACTGCAAGATTTCCTTCTCTGGATTCAATTTTGATGTAGTTTTAAAGTCAACTAGGTGTCATTTTTTGTTTACATCTATGTAAAGAAGGTCAAAAGTACCGTTAAATTTACCATTAGAAAGGGATAATTCACTAAAAACATCGATTTCTTTTATTTTATTAAGCTTATTTTTAATTCAATTGTACTCATTAACGTGGGTTCTAATAGCATTTCCTTGTAAAGAATGGTAGCAATAGTGCTGTTCAATGCCCTTTAAGTATTGACTTAGATTATTATGGACACAAACTCCTTTGCTAATAGCTGCTTGCAAGATTTCTTGATCCACCAATTCTGCATTAAATGGGTAAAAATAGTTGATTAATTCACTTACACTAGGTAAATTGATAACTTCATTAGTTTTTGTATTTAAGTATTGGTGGTTTTCTTCAAGCAAAATCACTTGAGGATTTAAATAGTATTCTTTTAATTTCATAATTTTATCCTTTTTTAATATTATATAGTATTTTGATAGTTTAACCATTTTCCTGATGTTTTTAAAATCAGAAATATTAAAAACTCAAAAACTTGCCTTAGCCTATGTAATTTTGATAAAATGATTTTGTAAACTAATAAGTTTACCAATATGATATCCATAAAAAGATAGAAAGTCTAAGGGATAGTAACATGAACAAATTTTTATTAGGTGGAATGGGCGCTTTACTAGTGGGTAGTGCCGCCCTTTCCAACATTACAACCATTACCCAAAATAGTAAAAAAAATAATATTTATCAAGCAATGGAAGATTACGACATTAGCGATATTAATACTGATATTAATAGTCCAGAATTTTGAGAAGACATTAAAATTATGGCTCGCGAACAGGTTGAAATTGCGATCACTCAAGGAATTGAAGAAGAAGAAGGTTTTTTGGGCAGCCGTTCAAAACGCGAAGTTGAAAATTATACTTTTGACATAAGTGATGACTTTATAGATGAAATGCAGATAACCGACTTCAATGAGGATTTAGGAATGCTTTCCTTCTATGATTTAATAGTTGACGAAAGCCAAAAATATACCGAAGAAATTCAAGAAGTTTTTGATGAAGAGATTGGGGGTTGAATTGGCGATTTAACCGGACTTAATTCTCAAGTCACAAATCCTGATTCTAGAATATTTTGTATCGATCCAGAAACATCACATAACTGATGTACTGAAGAGAAAGAACCTGAAATTCAAATTCCTGATGGCTATACAAAAAAAGATGTGGAAGAAACACTTAAATTTGACAAGATGATTCGCGATATTAACTTTGCTAACGCAATAATAATCCCTTTTGCAATTGGGGCTGCTGCAGCATCAATAGCTCTTTGAGCAATGGCGTGATTTTTTGGATTTAGTGTCCCAGCGGCAATCGCTTGTTCAGTTTTAGCAGCCGCATTATCAGTAACTTCTGCGGCTCTAACCGTAGCTACTTTGCCTCATGGTCAAATTAATTATCGACCTGTTGATGTTTATTATTTAGCAGCAGCTGTAGCAGACTTTACTTTAGCCATTGCAGATATTATATTACTTATAGTTGGTGGTCTAACTGTTACAGTGGCAGCAACTGAGTGAGCATTTCCTGTCATTTTTCTTGCATTAGGTGCAATTGGAATGTTGGTTACTTACTGCGACTTGTTTGGTCAAATAAAATAATAATTAAAGGAGTAATTATGAAGAAAATTTTAGCTATTTTAGCAACCATTGGTTTAACAAGCCCGTTAGCAACAGTAACTGCGTGCTCAAAAGACCCCGTTGTTGAAAAACCCGATATCCCTGTGGTATCAGAATTTGATTATGGCAACATCCAAGAGCTATTTAAAGTGGTAGACTTAGGAGATATTTTAGTGACCCCAGAACTAACTCGACCTAATGTTTCATTAGAGACAGTTGTTAAACTTGTTCAAAAAATAAATAACATCAAAATTGACTGAAATAATTTAGATGTTATAATTAGTAAGAACAGTGCACAAATATCAACTAATCCTAACCAAACAAAGTATCTTGGAGAAGCAGTTACTTTGAACTATAAAGTTGTGGTTGAAGTTAGCGAAGCTATTACATCACCCAATATTGGTAGTGTTACCAATTGGACTGCAAGCAATGATGTTGTTTTACTTTATAACTCATTGACAGTCTTGGAAAAGGAAAATATTTTATTCCATCCAGATGTCAATAATAACGGCTCTGATCATTTTGAAATAAAAGATAATAATCAATTGGATAGTTTTATTTTAGTGGCAAATAATGCTGGAGACTACATCGGGGAAATTAAAATTTTTTATGAATTAACAAAATAGAATTAACTGTTATATTTAAATAAAAAATAATCATACAGTTTTTTCGGTATGATTATTTTTTATTTAAATAACCAAGGAAGGAAATAAGCAAATGAGCCACGATTTGAGCAAACTAAAGGAAATGATAAATAAAGACGTAAAAAAAAGTCTTCAAGATAGTCTCATCTCTCATAAAAAACCCGGTAAGTGGGTGTTTAATTTAGGTATATGTTTTGCTGCAGCAGCTCTATGTTCGATAATTATGACTTTCTTTGTAGAAAGGGTTTTGTGAGTATCAGTTTCAGTAGGACTATGTCTTATTTTCACAATCATTGCGAACATACTTTTTGCTGTTCACTTTAATAAAGCATCAAAAAAGTTAAAAGAGTTTCATGAAAGGTTAGATTTCCCCAAATACTACAAAAAAGGATTGGAAATGGTGACTAACAAAAAAGTTAAACGATGCTTAATTCAAAATCAGATGATTCATAAAGAATTTTACATTGATAAATATTCTTATATTAATAGTTTTATCATAGATGAAGAAAGGAGTGCTTTTTTGAACTTTCAAATTGGTGATAACCAAGTTTCTTATGGAACGCTTGCTTATAATGGAAGAAGTAAGTCAATGGATTATAACGACTACTTTCACATTTCAAAAATAAGTTCTGGGAGCCTTCATGATTTTGAAATGTATTTCAAACTCA
This Spiroplasma endosymbiont of Panorpa germanica DNA region includes the following protein-coding sequences:
- a CDS encoding ABC transporter ATP-binding protein, which gives rise to MSKKQKHEFKTPEIRQEFDILNEKLENNVITDKEHTDKIAKLIKKDLQLSRPQGAFFPMVIRYFKKEAFLATIIIVLSIISVLCSIAIPLLVKQMTTDIMIRYNPALGADDFWGLHWQTTLSIALGIVLGSALISYGSQYFSVLMGKKIEIDLRNLSLEALVRQDISYYSDKKIGEIITKVISDTQIVGDQAVQVPVTLINAFLTMIGASIMMFIFEATLAASVLGMFFLILLAMAISFAFTKKRYTKVREVVTDINGDVTDRIGAIRLIKASGTENYETERFYELHKKYYKESVKMGKVQALMITILFSGISFIQFISIGVAMLKYGNAGAEGVAFFTVTFASFTMAQGIMTGPLFQVVMASVGIAQASVASTRVDSTIKSNSIMDPHYKDGVDIDSIQGDIVFKGVSFAYPEKPTKTILPKFDFTFKKGRSYAFVGETGSGKSTISRLLLRYYDPTEGEILINKNINLKDVNLSSYLFNIGYVEQDPQIIYGNVYDNVSYGRFGATNEEVMEACKKAELHDLIMTWPDGYNTILGERGFMLSGGQKQRMIIARMFLKDPQILILDEATSALDNIVEKEIQEKLELLMVGRTTVSIAHRLSTIKNADEIIVLGADGAGIVQTGTFETLKKQPGHFKKLYEAGLMD
- a CDS encoding PD-(D/E)XK nuclease family protein translates to MKLKEYYLNPQVILLEENHQYLNTKTNEVINLPSVSELINYFYPFNAELVDQEILQAAISKGVCVHNNLSQYLKGIEQHYCYHSLQGNAIRTHVNEYNWIKNKLNKIKEIDVFSELSLSNGKFNGTFDLLYIDVNKKWHLVDFKTTSKLNPEKEILQLKLYEILILDIFPEVGKVDFFEVFNSRNEAHYIFSEEQIQQAESQIHELKKVPEYKNCF